One Dysidea avara chromosome 8, odDysAvar1.4, whole genome shotgun sequence genomic window, gggcaaatgcccccccccctcccccttcaagaaattgcatacaagatcgagatactctaatagagcagtcagttactctaataaagcagtcacaatgttcatgaggcagtgtagcttacctatgaagctataaataggattttattttacataacagacgtgatatatttggtaaaggatcactagctattattgttgtgacctttttttttttttttggtcttcaactatttttcagcaaggtgcgccccctctttccaaactctggatccgcccctgtatagcTATAGTGCAAGTATAGGAGCAGTATAAGCAGTAGCTATAGCAGTAGTAGCGATTCCCGAATTtcgtaaattttgcataaaattttctccgtgaatcttccattggagagttggcacaatcattTCGCTGCCATACGAGcaattgatcaaacaattggatcgtttctagggtttctaggggcaaggaatacgatggtgcagttagttttctactacagcaatggcggatccaggatggggcatttggggcaaatgccccccccccccccccccaccttgtagagtagccatagctagctagtagtacAGTTTTGATTAAAATACTGAACTTTATGTTAGGTCAAGATCAATAACTcgtgaaaatatgcacataaCATTAATTTATTGTTACAAATTCACAGCGAATTAGTCAAACTAGCCATAAAATTGTCAGTCAGCACCTTCatacgtactaagcgcctctaaaaataattatcgtcttgTTGCCTTTAAAGACATTAAtgaccttttaaacagcttttaagacttcacaaccatctgcaaaggccaaaatggcaaagtCAACactgagatactactaagaggtgattttttgctgcttcaaaaatgcagcaattaacaagagaatctgggtctccccaaccacttaccacttaacctgtttgtgcccctccccttgccagctgctGGATCCGCCTCTGTACAGatatgtttgtgtggagttttatgccaattataagtagggttccaccgatacagaaaaatacctaccgatccgataccgatacctagcAATAAATTTTCACCGAtacagataccgataccgataattgccatacaatttacacacctctcaagttagttatgtgtgactgctatattagaatatttattgtgcagtgactgttctattagagtatttcgatctttttcatgcaaaaatagtaagtagcagttgctcaatgtttaacaaagcaatccctgcaccttttatgctagaataatgctcaacactatttccaacttgttatacctcacgttttgctatcatagcatttatgatgatagttatgattATGACGATTGGCGCGAGTGGTTATTAATCGGTATCGGAGTACCTAAATACCGATACCGATCTGtaccaaaaaataaaaataaaaaatctaccaaaagcccaatatcggctccaatacgataccgatccgattatcggtggatcactaattataagattattttgtAATATTTccaccacaatgttatgttttctttgcaagaaacgacccagcacatgttagttacaccaaggtaagcatttttgtccatgtataGTTTTCAAcattactatgctaaaagtcagcaaatttgcaccacagatacactgttaaaacttagGTGCTACCATGACACCTATGATTTTCTAAAAATCAAGGGGGTGTTGTTGCAACACCCCTGAAAATAATAACCACCATAAGAGGTTTATAGTCACACTTGTTGGGTGTTACCATTTTGTAAACACCCTTAATTGTTCATTGGAAACCCTAAACAGAGATCTAACACCTCATGATAgggtgtaatgtacatgtaatcgCATACAGTTACTAACACTGTTAGAAGTATGGCAGAAACACTTGACTGCAATTTATTTATGGGCCAAGTGATTTATCGGCCCCCATGACAACAGCACCTGCCCTGAATTATCATGCAAGATAAACACCTGCAGTTTCAAGTGAAatataatagtagctattaatagtatcagattttacaaaactgatacaaattgcacatcagacaaaatcaaatacCACCAGAGCGTATAGCCATACTACCATACTAGTTCATGGTTTTAAGCTCAAACTACTTGATGCTGGCTTTAATGGTGCAGGTGGTGTGAAAAGTTTAATGGAAATTTCTGGCCTTGGTAAGGTTGACTGTCTTGGGTTGACAGGAATTGGTGGATGGCCTATTTTAGATTCCCAACATATTATTCTGTGTTGAtaattgattttgctgcatatataccaggcacttaggagccagcacagctctGTAACCTCATGCATGTCTGGATTTCAATTGCAGTCTTTATTTCCCACTCCTCTACAGCCCACCttccactcctttgtgagcagcTGTGATTCTACTTCCACTACACAAAAAGTGTCATGTGTATGCGATATGCTCCAAACATGTTGTACATAGCGTgaactcctgtggtgtatgtgatgtataggagatgatagttcaaaATTTGCCTCATTAAacagcaaatgtgaactattatCTCCTACATATTACTTACCCCACCTAAGTACATTTCATGCATATCACTGACTGCACTTGTGGACTGTGCTGTAAACAGCCCCTGAACACCAATCAagacattatctaattcatcatatactgtatgcacaaatatgcattttactgtagtgagctagctagctcactcaTTAAAGTTATCtgattttctttcttatttggcaggaatactacaagtatctgaaaggtaataaattgatgcatctctggtgtaatttcatatgtgtgctttggcaattttaaatctaaaccatttatctcaaacttctaaaataaatatgtgaccggatttgacaaaacaaggcttctacacacatccaattttctgactttaaccagctgtaacttgactactcagcaagctattggccTAAAATTTGCACAAAGTACTTTCATAGCATAGTAAAATACCAGTTCAAAATtggaaactaatggcatactcctacataatgaatgagttatggtacttcaaagtcataaagtgGATGTGCATGTAAGCcttattttgtcaaattcggtcataTGTGGATTGGTTTTCCAAACAATAGCTGCATAAATGCTTTTACATTGTGCTAAAGGAAATTTGTTTACTATGCATGAAATGCTGCACTTCTATATAACTATGATAATCAATACAACTATATTTCATTGATGAGGTGTAATGGGAACACCCTTTGCACCTACAAAGGTGTTTCCGTGAatgaaatcccacaattaaaagtttctTTGGTAGTTACGTTATAAGTACAAATTGCAACTTACATATAAAGTGTAGAAAGACAAGGAAGTAAGTGTACTTGTAATCAtgttgaattactgtatttcacaggtcataatatgtgtttcctaaatatatcatcaatgaaaatgaaggTATAGGAGGAGATCCACCCCCATGAAAGTGTTGGAAATTAACAGTGCACCCCACCACACACCCTGGATTTACACCTCTTGTAGCACCTTTACACTCTGGTGTTATATTTCTTGCAGCACCTAAGCACTCTTCTTTCACACCCTCTAAGTGTCACCACAGCACCCTTTTCTAACACCAGAAGGGAGTTGTTTTTAAACATGCAACTGGACACCCCTAAAGGTGCTTTTGGTACacctgaattttaacagtgtagctcatctctttgatgttttttttgttttttccggccctaatggcactcccttccacccacacgtctctatggaaaacaagctagaagaacaacataaaaagggaaaaagaaagaatttacctacagaaaagacacctaaaagaacctacagaaGCCCAGGGAATGTTAGTGAACTGGTAGATGCCCCTCTGCGATGGCAAGATCTACTGCATGCCCGGGGCACACCAGGACGCTTAGAGCGTGATCGAGAACCACGGATGCACATAATGGAGGAGcgaagcaaggagaaccccaaactgcaacggagccagcccattaccactgaatatggggaactccacttctcactgagtaaTTGAGCCAAATGCTTATAGGTGGTAGTGGCTGCTTTCCCCATTCCACCGGAGGAGGAAAAAACTAAAGGGGTAAAACTGCCATGCTCTACTTCGCGTATACGCTCCTCATAAGCACGACACTTCTCAGCCTCATgccggtggggactattctacggaacggaacggaacggaacggaacggaatgatggactaaaccacggaacggaacgctttctcaaactgaagcttgcaacttaccattgctgaaacttcccttataagttagcagtggcatctccagtgggtggttaaacataagataaaaagaattaacggatcgattgtgggtttttgttggttgtcattagtaacgaagtattattgtgggatgagctgtatcagtgatgttcatccatacggaagggaactttatgtgagctgtttttcttatttagactttacaaaacagtctgggccggtctttcaagtcataagtcagtgtataaataaagcaagcaggaagatactgcatggtaacaggaaagagccagctgaattaaaacttgaagaattttgtgcagtgtgtgaagagcaaatattttggcagaccgcaaggagggtatattctgcaaacatcactgaagtgtatgcatggaattatttatatattaacagctggtgcagtggactaatgccatattcaatagtgagctgattttatctgttgcacaattc contains:
- the LOC136263709 gene encoding uncharacterized protein, whose amino-acid sequence is MVHHFTLPHALSCPHGAFPIIRHNEVRDLTASLMTEVCHDVQVEPHLHALSGEVMHHRSAVLDDNARVDIRASNSPHRHEAEKCRAYEERIREVEHGSFTPLVFSSSGGMGKAATTTYKHLAQLLSEKWSSPYSVVMGWLRCSLGFSLLRSSIMCIRGSRSRSKRPGVPRACSRSCHRRGASTSSLTFPGLL